Proteins encoded in a region of the Halothiobacillus diazotrophicus genome:
- the gatA gene encoding Asp-tRNA(Asn)/Glu-tRNA(Gln) amidotransferase subunit GatA: MSLYKQSLAELRAGLDDRRFSARELAEAFLARVAAHDGALNSFISRIPEMALAAADAADARIAAGERAPLLGIPYAHKDIFCTQGVRTTCASRMLGDWVAPYDATVHQRLNEAGAVLLGKTNMDEFAMGSSNENSAFGAVKNPWDHAAVPGGSSGGSAAAVAARLVPWATGTDTGGSIRQPAAYCGVTGIKPTYGRVSRFGMIAYASSLDQGGVLAPSAADCAIALRAMAGHDSRDSTSADQPVPDYAAELDRPLTGLRIGVPRQWFTDGLDATVAARIEAAIEILVQQGAVRVDIDLPDAELALAAYYLIAPAEASSNLSRFDGVRFGYRCAEPRDLMDLYERSRSEGFGAEVKRRILIGTYALSAGYYDAFYGRAQRARRQVSENFAAAFAQCDVIAGPVAPTPAFDLGAHASDPATMYLEDIYTIPVNLAGLPGMSVPVGFSGARPVGMQLIGAPFTEARLLNVAHRYQQQTDWHQRVPTAYEEGAA, from the coding sequence GTGTCCTTATACAAACAATCCCTGGCCGAGTTGCGTGCCGGACTAGACGACCGGCGGTTCTCCGCCCGGGAACTCGCCGAGGCCTTTCTGGCGCGCGTGGCCGCCCATGATGGCGCGCTCAACAGCTTCATTTCCCGGATCCCCGAAATGGCGCTTGCCGCAGCGGATGCCGCCGATGCCCGCATCGCCGCTGGCGAGCGTGCGCCATTGCTCGGTATTCCCTACGCCCACAAGGATATTTTCTGTACGCAGGGTGTGCGCACGACCTGCGCCTCGCGGATGCTTGGCGACTGGGTGGCTCCGTACGATGCCACGGTGCATCAGCGCCTGAACGAGGCCGGTGCCGTGTTGCTGGGCAAGACCAACATGGACGAGTTCGCCATGGGCTCCTCCAACGAGAACAGTGCTTTCGGCGCGGTGAAGAACCCCTGGGATCATGCTGCGGTGCCGGGCGGGTCGTCCGGCGGTTCGGCGGCAGCTGTCGCGGCCCGACTGGTGCCCTGGGCGACGGGTACCGACACCGGCGGTTCGATCCGTCAGCCGGCGGCCTATTGCGGCGTGACGGGTATCAAGCCGACCTATGGCCGAGTCTCGCGTTTTGGTATGATCGCCTATGCCTCCAGCCTGGATCAGGGCGGGGTGCTGGCCCCCTCGGCAGCGGATTGCGCCATCGCCCTGCGGGCTATGGCCGGACACGATTCCCGCGACTCGACGTCTGCCGATCAGCCCGTGCCGGATTACGCCGCCGAGCTGGATCGGCCCCTGACCGGTCTGCGAATTGGCGTGCCGCGCCAGTGGTTCACCGATGGGCTGGATGCGACGGTGGCCGCCCGGATCGAGGCGGCGATCGAGATTCTGGTTCAGCAGGGTGCCGTGCGGGTCGACATCGATCTGCCCGACGCCGAGTTGGCGCTGGCCGCCTATTATCTGATCGCGCCGGCCGAGGCCTCGTCCAACCTGTCCCGCTTCGACGGCGTGCGCTTCGGGTATCGTTGTGCCGAGCCCCGTGATCTCATGGATCTGTACGAGCGCAGCCGGTCGGAAGGCTTCGGGGCCGAAGTGAAGCGACGCATTCTCATCGGCACCTATGCCCTGTCGGCAGGTTATTACGATGCCTTCTACGGCCGGGCCCAACGGGCGCGGCGCCAGGTGTCCGAGAATTTCGCCGCGGCCTTCGCCCAGTGCGACGTGATCGCGGGGCCCGTCGCGCCGACACCCGCTTTCGATCTGGGTGCCCATGCCAGCGATCCGGCCACGATGTATCTGGAGGATATCTACACGATTCCGGTGAATCTTGCGGGGCTGCCCGGCATGTCGGTGCCGGTCGGGTTCAGCGGTGCACGTCCGGTCGGCATGCAGCTGATCGGCGCGCCGTTCACCGAGGCGCGACTGTTGAACGTCGCCCATCGATACCAGCAGCAGACGGACTGGCATCAGCGCGTGCCCACGGCTTATGAGGAGGGCGCGGCATGA
- the gatC gene encoding Asp-tRNA(Asn)/Glu-tRNA(Gln) amidotransferase subunit GatC — MSLNSTQLKHVAHLSRIAVDEAQVPAMLEDLNAILAFAEQLQDPRLDNLAPMAHPLDQTQPLRPDLVTEHDERARLQAGAPAVERGLFLVPQVIES; from the coding sequence ATGTCGCTGAATTCCACCCAACTCAAACACGTGGCGCATTTGTCGCGCATTGCGGTTGACGAGGCCCAGGTCCCTGCGATGCTGGAGGATCTCAATGCCATCCTGGCCTTTGCCGAGCAGTTGCAGGATCCTCGTCTGGACAATCTGGCGCCGATGGCGCATCCGCTGGACCAAACACAGCCGCTTCGCCCCGATCTCGTGACCGAGCATGACGAGCGTGCCCGTCTGCAGGCGGGGGCCCCGGCAGTCGAGCGGGGCCTGTTCCTCGTTCCTCAGGTCATCGAGTCCTGA
- a CDS encoding rod shape-determining protein: MFKRFRGIFSTDLSIDLGTANTLIYVSGRGIVLDEPSVVALRNEGGHTAIQAYGLEAKQMVGRTPKSIQAVRPLRDGVIADFHVTEKMLQHFIKKVHANHWFRPSPRVLVCVPVGATQVERRAIRESVLSAGARKAYIIEEPMAAAIGAGINVDEPRGSMVVDIGGGTSEVGVISLDGIVYSSSVRIGGDKFDESIIAYVRRHYGILIGEATAERIKKEIGSAYPGKELLEIDVKGRNLAEGVPRSFTLNSNEILEALQEPLYGIVQAIRTALEQTPPELGSDIAERGIVLTGGGALLRDIDTLIREETGLPVVIADDPLTCVARGGGKVLELIDQRHSSLFATE, encoded by the coding sequence ATGTTCAAGCGTTTTCGTGGCATTTTCTCTACCGATCTCTCCATCGACCTGGGCACCGCCAACACCCTGATTTACGTCAGCGGCCGCGGCATCGTTCTGGACGAACCCTCGGTCGTTGCCTTGAGAAACGAAGGCGGTCACACCGCAATTCAGGCCTATGGCCTCGAGGCCAAGCAGATGGTCGGCCGGACGCCCAAGTCGATCCAGGCGGTTCGTCCCCTGCGTGACGGTGTGATTGCCGATTTCCATGTCACCGAGAAAATGCTGCAGCACTTCATCAAGAAGGTACACGCCAACCACTGGTTCCGCCCCAGCCCGCGCGTCCTGGTCTGCGTGCCGGTGGGTGCCACCCAGGTCGAACGGCGCGCCATCCGCGAATCGGTCCTCAGTGCCGGCGCCCGCAAGGCCTACATCATCGAGGAACCGATGGCCGCCGCGATCGGCGCCGGCATCAACGTCGACGAACCCCGCGGCTCGATGGTGGTCGATATCGGCGGCGGCACCTCCGAAGTCGGCGTGATCTCCCTGGACGGCATCGTCTACTCATCCTCCGTCCGCATTGGCGGCGACAAGTTCGACGAAAGCATCATCGCCTATGTGCGCCGGCACTATGGCATCCTGATCGGCGAAGCCACCGCCGAACGCATCAAGAAGGAAATCGGCTCTGCCTACCCCGGCAAGGAACTGCTGGAAATCGACGTCAAGGGCCGCAACCTGGCCGAAGGCGTCCCGCGCAGTTTCACCCTCAACAGCAACGAAATCCTCGAAGCCCTGCAGGAGCCCCTGTACGGCATCGTGCAGGCCATTCGCACCGCCCTGGAACAGACGCCCCCTGAATTGGGTTCCGACATCGCCGAACGCGGCATCGTGCTGACCGGCGGCGGCGCCCTGCTCCGCGACATCGACACCCTGATTCGCGAGGAAACGGGTCTGCCCGTCGTGATCGCCGACGACCCGCTGACTTGCGTCGCCCGGGGGGGCGGCAAGGTTCTGGAATTGATCGATCAGCGGCACAGCTCCCTGTTCGCGACGGAATAA
- the mreC gene encoding rod shape-determining protein MreC, which translates to MSLFESHRPGITKLMILVLAALMLMALDRAGSSVATRINTGLGSITDGIARAAHAPSEWGTDLFLFFQNRADQVATIQHLKEENLLIKGQMQQFFDLKQEVDHLKSLLHGQTTVVPNVLLARMTAINDTPEHRNFTINRGLNDGVKPGQPVIDGHGIVGQVLRSSLTGAVVIEIVSRRHNLSVSLGDTGFIGLLRGTGTRDTLTMDRIPDRYDVKVGDLLTTSGLDGVFPKGYPVARISQIHDDRGQAFLNIVATPVANLDHLSEVLVLTAPPDAPPPPSAATEQANTIDQPGKAIIDAGKPAVPSSEPIAKPPTTPPPAAAHAKTTPPKRDASHAR; encoded by the coding sequence ATGTCCCTGTTCGAGTCCCACCGCCCCGGCATCACCAAACTCATGATTCTGGTGCTGGCCGCCCTGATGCTCATGGCGCTGGATCGAGCGGGTAGCAGTGTGGCCACCCGCATCAATACCGGCCTCGGCAGCATCACCGACGGTATTGCCCGGGCGGCGCACGCCCCCAGCGAATGGGGCACCGACCTCTTCCTCTTTTTCCAGAACCGTGCCGATCAGGTCGCAACCATCCAGCACCTGAAGGAAGAAAACTTGCTGATCAAGGGACAGATGCAGCAGTTCTTCGATCTGAAACAGGAAGTCGATCACCTCAAGTCACTGCTGCATGGCCAGACCACGGTCGTGCCCAATGTCCTCCTGGCCCGGATGACGGCCATCAATGACACACCGGAGCACCGGAACTTCACGATCAATCGCGGCCTGAACGATGGCGTGAAGCCCGGCCAACCGGTCATCGACGGGCATGGTATCGTGGGTCAGGTGCTTCGCAGCAGCCTGACCGGCGCCGTGGTCATCGAGATCGTTTCTCGTCGACACAACCTGTCCGTCAGCCTGGGCGACACGGGCTTCATCGGCCTGCTGCGGGGTACGGGGACACGTGACACGCTTACCATGGACCGGATTCCGGACCGCTACGACGTCAAGGTCGGTGACCTGCTGACCACCTCCGGACTCGATGGCGTGTTCCCGAAGGGATATCCCGTCGCCCGGATCAGCCAGATCCACGACGACCGGGGACAGGCATTTCTGAACATCGTGGCGACGCCCGTGGCCAATCTGGATCATCTGAGCGAAGTCCTGGTCCTGACCGCACCACCGGATGCGCCGCCACCGCCCAGTGCCGCAACCGAACAGGCCAACACGATCGACCAACCGGGCAAGGCCATCATCGATGCGGGCAAACCGGCAGTCCCAAGCAGCGAGCCAATTGCCAAACCGCCGACCACGCCCCCACCGGCAGCGGCACATGCCAAGACCACCCCACCCAAGCGGGATGCATCTCATGCGCGGTGA
- the mreD gene encoding rod shape-determining protein MreD, with translation MRGEWLAILLTTTLALVLTLVPFGDWYQQHAPQWLLLTVLYWCIHSPGRVGLVYAWLMGLLLDVGTAGLLGANALLFTLAAALVLALRQMLSVASPIQQALFIAGLSTVYLLFSLWIQGGITSSMALLDYLSRALANLLAWPVITLVFYLIRARLSRL, from the coding sequence ATGCGCGGTGAATGGCTGGCCATCCTGCTCACGACGACCCTGGCGCTGGTACTCACCCTGGTGCCGTTTGGCGACTGGTACCAGCAACATGCGCCTCAATGGTTGCTGCTGACCGTACTCTACTGGTGCATTCACAGTCCTGGCCGCGTGGGCTTGGTCTATGCCTGGCTAATGGGGTTACTTCTCGATGTCGGTACTGCTGGGCTACTGGGTGCCAATGCACTGCTCTTCACGCTCGCAGCCGCACTAGTGCTGGCGCTACGCCAAATGCTTTCGGTCGCCAGCCCGATTCAGCAGGCCCTGTTCATCGCGGGACTCAGCACCGTCTATCTGCTGTTTTCATTATGGATTCAGGGGGGAATTACCAGCAGCATGGCCCTGCTGGACTATCTGTCGCGCGCATTGGCGAACCTGCTGGCTTGGCCAGTGATCACCCTGGTGTTCTACCTGATACGAGCGCGCCTGAGTCGCCTTTGA
- a CDS encoding diacylglycerol kinase, which translates to MASNNLGFKRILLATKYSWQGFRTAYRKEEAFRQEVWLALVAVPLGFYLGHDGVERALLVGSILLILIVELLNTGIENVVDRVGTDLHKLSGRAKDMGSAAVFTALILAAMVWLSILWPHFVPHG; encoded by the coding sequence ATGGCATCCAACAATTTGGGTTTCAAGCGGATATTGCTCGCAACCAAGTACTCTTGGCAGGGGTTCCGGACGGCGTACCGCAAGGAAGAGGCATTCCGGCAGGAGGTCTGGCTGGCGTTGGTTGCCGTCCCCCTCGGTTTTTATCTCGGCCATGACGGTGTCGAACGGGCTCTGCTCGTCGGGTCGATTCTGCTGATCCTCATCGTCGAGCTGCTGAACACGGGGATCGAGAATGTCGTGGACCGGGTGGGCACCGACCTGCACAAGCTCTCGGGTCGCGCCAAGGATATGGGGTCGGCCGCCGTGTTTACCGCATTGATTCTGGCCGCGATGGTCTGGCTGTCCATCCTGTGGCCGCATTTTGTACCACACGGCTGA
- the gcvH gene encoding glycine cleavage system protein GcvH, whose protein sequence is MELRTDRFYGETHEWYRQDGSVLWLGVTEQGQDMLGDVVYAQLPPVGAQVRRGEPCATLESVKAASDVISPVDGTVIAVNEALEDSPELINDDPLDTGWILKIEPAGTPDAWMTADAYQQMLSAGA, encoded by the coding sequence ATGGAGTTGCGAACTGACCGGTTTTATGGCGAGACCCACGAGTGGTATCGACAGGACGGTTCCGTCCTGTGGTTGGGCGTGACGGAGCAGGGCCAGGATATGTTGGGCGATGTGGTTTATGCCCAGTTGCCCCCGGTGGGCGCGCAGGTGCGCCGGGGCGAACCCTGCGCGACGCTTGAGTCGGTGAAGGCGGCTTCGGATGTGATTTCTCCGGTCGATGGGACCGTGATCGCCGTCAATGAGGCTCTGGAGGATTCGCCGGAACTGATCAACGACGATCCGCTGGATACGGGTTGGATCCTCAAGATCGAACCGGCCGGAACCCCGGATGCGTGGATGACGGCCGATGCCTACCAACAGATGTTGTCTGCGGGGGCGTGA
- a CDS encoding sigma-54 interaction domain-containing protein — MREDNILEQIWTQSPIFESVLRSVQIVAATGATTLILGESGTGKELVAQALHQGSDRRHAPFITVNCATFTESLAESQLFGHKRGAFTGAQADYAGLIRAADGGTLFLDEIGELSLPVQAKLLRFLETGEFMSLGDSRVQRVDVRIIAATHRDLSALAEQERFRADLYYRLQVVPIELPPLRARQGDIDWLLSRFIETLSARYGLVPPRLTANARGVLRRHPWPGNIRELRNLAERLVILHAGKVVDVENLPFALRSAVESAESTRRFSLPENGVDLEAVESDLLRQALARTGGNKSRAARLLSLSRDTFLYRLKKFSIQ, encoded by the coding sequence ATGCGTGAAGATAATATTCTCGAACAGATTTGGACACAGTCCCCGATTTTCGAATCGGTGTTGCGCAGTGTCCAGATTGTCGCGGCCACCGGTGCCACCACGCTGATTCTTGGGGAATCGGGCACGGGCAAGGAGTTGGTGGCTCAGGCGCTGCACCAGGGTTCCGATCGTCGCCACGCGCCTTTTATTACTGTGAACTGCGCGACATTTACCGAATCCTTGGCAGAGTCCCAACTTTTCGGCCACAAGCGAGGTGCCTTCACTGGTGCTCAGGCGGACTACGCCGGCCTGATTCGGGCGGCTGACGGCGGTACGCTGTTTCTTGACGAAATCGGCGAACTGAGCCTGCCGGTTCAGGCCAAGCTGCTGCGTTTCCTCGAAACCGGCGAGTTCATGAGTCTCGGGGACAGTCGTGTACAGCGCGTGGACGTGCGGATCATCGCTGCGACGCACCGTGATCTGTCGGCGCTGGCCGAGCAGGAGCGCTTCCGCGCGGATCTCTACTACCGGTTGCAGGTGGTGCCGATTGAACTGCCGCCCCTACGTGCGCGTCAGGGCGATATCGACTGGCTGCTGAGTCGCTTCATCGAGACACTGAGTGCCCGCTACGGGCTGGTACCCCCGCGGCTCACGGCCAATGCCCGGGGGGTGTTACGGCGTCACCCCTGGCCCGGCAATATTCGCGAATTGCGCAATCTGGCCGAGCGTTTGGTCATTCTGCACGCGGGCAAGGTCGTGGATGTGGAAAACCTCCCGTTTGCCCTTCGTAGCGCGGTGGAGTCGGCGGAGAGTACCCGTCGTTTCAGCCTGCCGGAGAACGGTGTAGATCTGGAGGCCGTCGAGTCCGACCTGCTGCGCCAGGCTTTGGCGCGGACGGGCGGAAATAAAAGTCGCGCCGCCCGCCTGTTGAGTCTGTCGCGCGATACGTTCCTCTACCGGTTGAAGAAATTCTCGATTCAGTAA
- the mscL gene encoding large-conductance mechanosensitive channel protein MscL — MSMIKEFKEFAMKGNVLDMAVGIIIGAAFGKIVSSLVKDIIMPPIGLLIGGVDFQNLVIVLQPAHDKIPEVAIRYGQFIQTALDFLIIALAIFMALKVINKLKRPEPAPAPAEPPAPPADVQLLTEIRDLLKDRNAS, encoded by the coding sequence ATGTCCATGATCAAAGAGTTCAAGGAATTCGCCATGAAAGGCAACGTGCTCGACATGGCGGTCGGTATCATCATCGGCGCCGCGTTCGGCAAAATCGTCTCATCCCTGGTCAAGGACATCATCATGCCCCCCATCGGGCTGCTGATCGGTGGGGTGGATTTTCAGAACCTCGTCATCGTACTTCAACCGGCGCACGACAAGATTCCGGAGGTGGCCATCCGCTACGGCCAATTCATTCAGACCGCGCTGGATTTCCTCATTATCGCACTCGCCATCTTTATGGCACTCAAGGTCATCAACAAACTCAAGCGACCCGAGCCTGCGCCTGCACCGGCCGAACCGCCCGCGCCGCCGGCCGATGTCCAGCTGTTGACGGAAATTCGTGACCTGCTCAAGGATCGCAACGCATCCTGA
- a CDS encoding aldo/keto reductase, with protein sequence MEMRLLGDSGISVSSICLGTMTFGQQNTEAEAHAQLDFAVAQGVNFIDAAEMYPVPPKAETQGRTESYIGSWLVRQARDSVVVATKIAGPSRGMKWIRGGPQITAPQIRAAIDGSLRRLRTDYVDLYQIHWPERYVPMFGERYYEPARQRAAESIENQLRALGELVQAGKVRAIGLSNETPYGVMSFAQAAREHGFPRVVSIQNAYHLMNRTFETGGLAEVSTQLNIGLLPYSPLAFGLLSGKYLSDPSAAGRLTEFPGFGQRYAKPNVAEATRAYVALAQRHGLSPAQMAIAFTRQKPFTTSVIIGATSITQLAENIGAADVTLSAELLAEVDEIDQRWPNPAP encoded by the coding sequence ATGGAAATGCGTTTGTTGGGGGATAGCGGGATTTCCGTGAGTTCGATCTGCCTGGGAACCATGACCTTCGGTCAGCAGAATACCGAGGCGGAGGCCCATGCCCAGCTCGATTTCGCCGTCGCGCAGGGGGTGAATTTCATCGATGCGGCGGAAATGTATCCCGTGCCGCCAAAGGCGGAAACCCAGGGCCGGACGGAATCCTATATCGGCAGTTGGCTGGTGCGGCAGGCCCGGGACTCCGTCGTCGTCGCCACCAAGATCGCCGGGCCGTCCCGCGGCATGAAATGGATCCGAGGCGGCCCGCAGATCACTGCCCCCCAGATCCGGGCGGCTATCGACGGCAGCCTGCGTCGTCTGCGTACCGATTATGTCGATCTGTACCAGATTCATTGGCCGGAGCGTTACGTGCCGATGTTCGGCGAGCGTTACTATGAACCGGCACGGCAACGCGCCGCCGAATCGATCGAGAACCAGCTGCGCGCCCTCGGCGAACTGGTCCAGGCCGGCAAGGTTCGGGCGATCGGACTATCCAACGAGACGCCCTACGGTGTCATGAGCTTTGCGCAGGCTGCGCGGGAACACGGTTTCCCGCGCGTCGTCAGTATTCAGAATGCCTATCACCTCATGAACCGCACGTTCGAGACCGGCGGCCTCGCGGAGGTCAGCACGCAACTCAATATCGGACTGCTGCCTTATAGCCCGTTGGCCTTCGGGCTGTTGAGCGGCAAGTATCTGTCCGATCCGTCTGCTGCCGGGCGTCTGACCGAGTTCCCCGGGTTCGGTCAGCGGTATGCCAAGCCGAATGTGGCCGAAGCTACCCGAGCCTATGTGGCATTGGCACAGCGGCATGGATTATCGCCCGCGCAGATGGCCATCGCCTTCACGCGTCAGAAACCGTTCACGACTTCCGTGATCATTGGCGCGACGTCCATCACGCAATTGGCGGAAAACATCGGGGCGGCCGATGTCACGCTGTCCGCCGAATTGTTGGCGGAAGTCGATGAGATCGACCAGCGCTGGCCCAATCCGGCGCCCTGA
- a CDS encoding cupin domain-containing protein, which yields MSEHPLTPRHADLFLRAVVDTTALPWVASPEPTVQRKLIERAGGDGTRATSLVRFAPGARFPEHIHHGGEEFLVLEGSFCDETGCFPVGSYVRNPPGSRHAPSAPDGCVIFVKLHHLPDGETEQIVVNTRETCWQPGLVDGLEVMPLGSFEGEHTALVRWQPETYFQPHHHFGGEEIFVLEGTFSDEHGDYPAGSWLRSPHWSRHAPFSRTGCTIWVKTGHLPIPDHW from the coding sequence ATGAGCGAACACCCGCTTACCCCCCGCCATGCCGACCTTTTTCTGCGGGCCGTCGTCGACACGACCGCCCTTCCCTGGGTGGCCTCGCCCGAACCGACCGTGCAGCGCAAGCTGATCGAACGTGCCGGCGGGGATGGGACCCGTGCCACCAGCCTCGTGCGTTTTGCACCGGGGGCCCGATTTCCCGAACATATTCATCACGGCGGGGAGGAATTCCTGGTACTCGAGGGCAGCTTCTGCGACGAAACGGGATGCTTCCCGGTCGGCAGTTACGTCCGGAACCCGCCGGGATCCCGCCACGCACCCTCGGCACCGGACGGCTGCGTCATCTTCGTCAAGCTCCATCATCTGCCCGATGGCGAAACCGAACAGATCGTCGTCAATACAAGGGAGACGTGCTGGCAACCCGGGCTGGTGGATGGACTCGAGGTCATGCCGCTCGGCAGTTTCGAGGGAGAACATACGGCTCTGGTTCGCTGGCAACCCGAAACCTACTTTCAGCCGCACCACCATTTCGGCGGTGAGGAAATCTTCGTTCTGGAAGGCACGTTCTCAGACGAACATGGCGATTACCCCGCCGGCTCCTGGCTGCGCAGTCCGCACTGGAGTCGGCATGCGCCCTTCAGCCGAACGGGATGCACCATCTGGGTCAAAACCGGACACCTACCGATTCCAGATCACTGGTGA
- a CDS encoding nitroreductase family protein, with protein MNVSEAIRSRRSVKHFDPDFKLTPTARDELLGLALQAPTAFNLQHWRFVVVDDPAQRQAIRQAAWDQSQVTDAALLVILCADMASWEKHAARVWQNAPDAVREMMVPAIDAYYRDKPQVQRDEAMRSCGIAGQTLMLAAREMGLDSCPMDGFDFDAVARLIDLPDDHVIAFMLAIGKKTKDVWPKPGQLALEEVVVANRFSR; from the coding sequence ATGAACGTATCCGAAGCCATTCGAAGCCGTCGCTCGGTCAAACATTTCGATCCCGACTTCAAACTGACCCCGACGGCGCGAGACGAACTGCTCGGCCTTGCGCTGCAGGCACCGACCGCCTTCAATCTTCAGCACTGGCGCTTCGTCGTCGTTGACGACCCGGCCCAGCGACAGGCCATCCGCCAGGCAGCCTGGGATCAATCCCAGGTGACGGATGCCGCCCTATTGGTCATTCTCTGTGCGGATATGGCCAGCTGGGAAAAGCATGCCGCACGCGTCTGGCAAAACGCGCCCGATGCCGTCCGTGAAATGATGGTGCCCGCCATCGACGCCTACTATCGTGACAAGCCGCAAGTACAACGCGACGAGGCCATGCGCAGTTGCGGGATCGCCGGACAAACACTCATGCTGGCCGCACGGGAAATGGGGTTGGACAGCTGCCCGATGGACGGCTTCGATTTCGATGCCGTCGCCCGTCTGATCGACCTGCCCGACGATCATGTCATTGCCTTCATGCTGGCCATCGGCAAGAAAACGAAGGACGTCTGGCCCAAACCCGGACAACTCGCCCTGGAAGAAGTCGTCGTCGCCAACCGCTTCTCCCGTTGA